A stretch of the Papaver somniferum cultivar HN1 chromosome 6, ASM357369v1, whole genome shotgun sequence genome encodes the following:
- the LOC113290363 gene encoding uncharacterized protein LOC113290363, whose product MERVDKSMGFFGIFKEAYNLTASKTKIFSQIFLAILLPLTIILLSQYLASYYILTDAYQTNDGETSRWILYAVTNFLCLIFILCLYLFSSATISYVVASHYTSKDITFKKAITAFPKVWGRLVVTFLWWFLVFVICSTAAFFLYVWFWATHDGDERKIPRTKNAIVISSISIPYCSGLLYMTLVWSTATVISVLEKDYGRKAMIKSIKLIWGKTLASFAVCLVLGIAITGIVYPFDQFVVIGKISSLTGRIFIGITCYLLMIVLLHFSLVIQAIIYFVCKSYHNEDIANVAQHLEGVPNAHIVRGKDVQLEPPALV is encoded by the coding sequence ATGGAACGAGTAGATAAATCCATGGGATTTTTTGGTATCTTTAAAGAAGCTTACAATCTTACAGcctcaaaaacaaaaatattttcacAAATCTTTCTAGCTATACTTCTCCCTTTAACCATCATTTTGCTGTCTCAATACCTAGCTTCATACTACATCCTAACCGATGCGTACCAAACAAATGATGGTGAAACATCCAGATGGATTCTTTATGCAGTGACCAATTTCCTGTGTCTGATCTTCATTCTCTGTTTATACCTCTTCTCAAGTGCTACTATATCTTACGTTGTCGCTTCTCACTATACTTCTAAAGATATCACCTTCAAGAAGGCCATTACGGCGTTCCCTAAGGTTTGGGGTAGACTTGTGGTCACCTTTTTGTGGTGGTTCCTCGTCTTTGTTATATGTTCCACTGCTGCATTTTTTTTGTATGTTTGGTTTTGGGCCACTCATGATGGAGACGAAAGAAAAATTCCAAGAACAAAAAACGCTATTGTTATTAGTAGTATATCAATACCTTACTGTAGCGGATTACTTTACATGACTCTTGTTTGGAGCACAGCAACAGTAATATCGGTGCTGGAAAAAGATTATGGTAGAAAAGCCATGATAAAGAGTATAAAATTGATATGGGGCAAGACACTGGCTTCATTTGCCGTCTGTTTGGTGCTTGGAATTGCTATTACTGGTATAGTTTACCCCTTCGATCAGTTCGTGGTTATTGGAAAGATATCGAGTTTAACAGGTAGGATATTTATAGGAATCACTTGTTATTTGTTGATGATTGTTCTCCTTCACTTTAGTCTTGTCATCCAGGCGATTATCTACTTCGTCTGCAAATCTTACCACAATGAAGACATAGCGAATGTTGCTCAACACCTTGAAGGAGTCCCTAATGCTCATATAGTTAGGGGGAAAGATGTTCAATTAGAGCCTCCCGCATTGGTTTGA